The Natronosporangium hydrolyticum nucleotide sequence GCGCGCATGACCACCGCGCCGAGGCCGGCGGGTCGACAACACGACCGTTGACGGGTAAGGCAGCATGACGGAAGGCTCCTGTGCGGGGTATCGAATCTTGTCGACTGCTGTCCTATCGGGAGCCTCTCCCTGGCCTGCAGCCGCCCCCTCGTACCCTCGTTGCTGCCTGGATCACCCAGGGCAACGAGAATCTGCAGACCCCTGAAAGTGAGGCGGGAGCGGGCACCGTGTCGGCCTCGTGGGTGGTTAGGCTCGATCAGAATTAACTATGGAACCTTTTCCAACCTGTGTGAGCGGATCTGCTACCGGGCGCCTGGCAGCTACCCCGACCGGGGCTGATGTTGCCCCCTGTCCGTCGAACCGGGTCGCTCCCACTCATCAAGGTTGACCAGTGGCGGCATCTGCCGGCCAGCGCACCTTGGCCCATCGGGCGGCATCCTCGATCAGAGCGGGTAGCTCCGTCGGGGTGTTGAGGGCAGCAACGTCGGCAAGCGGTACCCAGCGGACGGCACCGACCTCGTCGAGCTGGGCGGCGAGGTCGCCGGAGACCGCCCGCAGCACGTAGACCAGGTCGATGTGACGATGCGGGCCAACCTTGCTGTCAGTCACGTCCATCTCGATGATCGTGTACGGCGGGGCGTGCGTGGTCACCGCCGGGTGAGTGAACAGCGAGTCGCAGATCACCTGTGTCCGCAGGCCGGTCTCCTCCAGCACCTCACGCTGGGCGGCCTGGGCAGGGTCTTCGTTGTGGTCGATCCACGCTACGGTTGGCGCTGGTCGACCGCCGCCTCGTAGAAGGCGTCCGCGAGCGCGACGATGACGCCGTTGATGGCGGGGCCGTCACTGAAGAAGTAGTCGGCCATGGTGTTGTGGGCTTCCTGGTTGTCGACGACCGCCTCGGTGACCGCCGACTGGAAGTCCTGCGATTCCATAAACTGCTTCTTCGAGTTGACCTTGGTCTGGTTGACCAGGTTCGGGTTGGTGAGCAGCCGCTGCACCAGCCCTTGCACGAACTCTCGGATCTGCGACTCGGCGAACGATTCGGCGCCGAAGAGGTCGTTCATCTTGTCGATGACGACCTGTAGGGCGACGTACTTGGGATCCTTTCGGGTGCCGGTGCCCGCGGCGCTGATGCCCTTGAGTTCGCCGTCGCCGGCCAGCGCGATGTCGACCGCGGTCGACTTGGTGTGCTTGACCCCGACCAGGACCACGTCGGAGAGGTCGACCTCGGCGGCCCAGGAGGAGTCTGCGATGACCTTCTCCAGCAGCCGCAGGAAGATCGAAAGCATCTCCAGGTACGGGTCGCCGTAGTCGACGATCTGGCTCATGAAGTCGTAGAGCCGCACATAGGTCGAGACATCTTTGCGGAAAAGGTCGAGGGTGTTGAGGGTGACCTTGTCGTCGGCGTCGATCGCGGCCGCGTAGCGGCGGGCGAAGTCGTTCTTGGCCGGGCTGATCGCAGCCGAGAGCGCGTTGTTGCCCTTTCTGGTGACCCACAGTTCGGCGACCTCGCGTACCTGCTCCGCGGTGTAGATCCCGGCCTGGGCGAGCTTGTTGGCCAGATGGACCACAATGTACGGGTCGGTCTCGGTCTCCATGGTGGCGTTGGTGAAGTACGGCTCGAACGCAGCCCGGATGTCCTCGGGCTTGTTGACGAAGTCGATGACGAACGTTTTGCGTTTCTGCTCTCCGCCCGCGGTGCGGTGGGTGCGGTTGAGCCGGGAGAGCGTCTGCACGGCGGTGACCCCGGACAGCTTCTTGTCGACGTACATCGCCGAGAGCAGCGGCTGGTCGAAGCCGGTCTGGAACTTGTTGGCCACCAGCATGACCTTGTATGTCCCGGCTTTGAAGGCGGCGGCCAGGTCCGTGCCGGCGCCGGGGTTGAGGTTGGCCTCGGTGAACTCGTCGTCCTTGCTCGGCTGCGGCCCCCAGTCCGAAACCCATTCCTCGTCCTCGGCCATGGTGACCGAGCCGGAGAAGGCGACCAGGGTGCGATAGTTGTACGAGGCGTCCTCGGCGGCCCGCTTGGCGATGAAGGCGTCGATCGCCTTCTTGTACTTCACCGCGGCCTTGCGCGAGTCGGTCACCACCATCGCCTTCGCCTTGCCTTCCAGCAGGTGGGCGACGTTGGCGTGAAAATGCTCGACGATGATCTGCACCTTCTGGCTGATGTTGGTCGGGTGCAGCTTTACCCACCGCATCAGCCCTTTCCGCGCCACGGCCTCCTCGACCACTTTGCTGCCGTCGCCGCTCTCGGCCTCCCCGGCGATCTTCAGCGCGGTGTCGTAGGTCTGGTAGCCCCGGAGCACGTCGAGGATGTAGCCCTCTTCGATCGCCTGCCGCATCGAGTAGAGGTGGAACTCGACCGGCTTCCCGTCCGGACCCTTGCGGCCGAACAGCTCCAGGGTCTTGTTTTTCGGTGTCGCCGTGAACGCGAAGTAGGAGATGTTTTCCGATTCGGCCCGCTCGGTCATCTCCGAGGCGAGGATCGCCTCGACATCGACCTCCGCGCCCTCTTCGATCTCCTTGATCTCGTCGGCGGTCAGCACCGCCTTCAGTTTGGCGGAGACCTGCCCGGACTGCGACGAGTGCGCCTCGTCGGCGATCACCGCGAACCGCTTCCCTTTCAGGCCCTTGTTGGCCCGGATCTCGTTGAGCGCGAACGGGAAGGTCTGCACCGTCACCGCGATGATCAGCTCTCCGTTCTGCAACGCGGTCGCCAGCAGCCCGGATTTCGACTTCGCCCCTGCCTTACGGACATCCTCCGGGCTGATCGTGGCCACGATCTTGCCCGACCCGTCGATCTGCCGGATCGCCTCCTGGAGTTGCCCGTCGAGCACGTTCCGGTCCACGACCACGAGCACCGAGTCGAAGACCTTCTCGTCGTCGACGTGCAGCCGCGCCAGCCGGTGGGCGGTCCAGGCGATGGTGTTCGTCTTGCCCGACCCGGCCGAATGCTCGATCAGGTAACGATGCCCCACCCCCTCCTCGCGTACCGCGGCCACGATCTTCGTCACGGCCTCCCACTGGTGGAACCGTGGGAAGAGCATGCTGGTACGCCGCACCGAGGTCCCGGTCGCGACGTCCCACTCTTCCTTGGTCTCCACGATCATCAGCCGGCCGATGATGGTGAGCCAGGCGTCCTTCTCCCAGACCCGCTCCCACAGGTACGCGGTCGCCGACCGCCCGCCCTCCCCCGGCGGGTTCCCCGCGCCGCTGTCGTGACCCATGTCGAACGGCCGGAACTGGGTCTTGTCGCCCTCCAACTTGGTGGTCATCGCGGCCCGGTCGTTGGCGACCGCAAAATGCACCAGCGCCCGATGCCCGAACGACAACAGCGGCTCCGGCCGCCCGTTGGTCAGCGGGTTCCGGCCCTTGTACTGGTTGATCGCCTCATCCAGCGACTGGGTGAAGTCGGTCTTCAGCTCCACGGTGGCCACCGGCAGCCCGTTGATGAAGAAGACCAGGTCGAGGCTGCGCTGGTCGGCGGTGGAGAAGTGCACCTGCCGCATCACCCGCACCCGCATCGCCGCATACTGCTCGCTGGTGGTCGCGTTCAGGCTGGTCTCCGGGCGGAACTGCGCCATCTTCAACCGGCCACCGCCGATATACTGCACCCCAGTACGCAGGATGTTCAACATCCCACCGCCGTGCTCCAACGGCTTATCCAGCGCGGTGGTCAACACGTCGAGGAACTTCGCCTGCGACCCGGCCGCCCGTAACGCCTTCGCGTACGCCGGCTGCTGGGTCTCCTCCAACCAGGCGAACAGGTCCGCAGGAAACAGCGCCCGCTCCCGGTCGTAGCCGGTGTCATCGGCGGAGTAGAGCCATCCGTGAGCCGCCAGGTGCGCGCAGATCTCGGACTCGAAGACGACCTCGTGGTGATCGGCCATCAGACCAGCTCTCGCACGTCGATCTGCCCCGTCACCGCCGCCGTAATCAACGCCGCCCGCCGCTCCCGAGCCAGCTCGATGAACCGCTCCGTCTCAGCGATCAGCGTGTCGATCTTCGCGGTCTCCACGTCCAGGTAGACCGCAATAGCCCTTTGTTTGTCGAGCGGCGGGAGACGAAGTTCGATTTTCCGCAATTTCTCGCCGGTGAGGTGAACGAATGAGACCGACCCATAATGATTGGCGTAGTAGGAGGACTCGTAGAGGCAGAGCATCGACCAGTACACGAAGCGTGCATCCGCCTGTGACCCGACCCGTAGGCGGTTGACAGTCTTCTGGAAAGCGATTCCCGGTGCCGACTCGAACATGAACCCTGGACGCCCGACTGTGGCGCCGCCCTCGATTAGCAGAACATCGCCCGCACGGAGGTCGAAAGCCTCCATCTCTACCCCGGAGAACGGCATCTCGTTAAGGTCCGCAAGGTTCACCGAGCCATCCGCACGAACATCTGCTGCCCGGACGTACGGCCGCGGCTGGTCTCCGTCGCGGACCGCACGGCCCGCGTCGAGCATCTTCCCCAAACTGGTCTCACCGATGTGCTTTATTCGACGACGAACCCATGAGTCGTTCGGCGCCAAGGCAGATGAGATAACGGCGCTCCGTCTTTCGCGGAGCATCTCGATCAGGTGCTGCTGCTCCTCGATAAGCGTGTCGATGCGGGCGGTCTCACGGTCGAGGTAGTCGGCGATGGCGTGCTGGGTTTCGAAATCCGGGAGCTCGATACGGAGTTCCAGGAAGTCGCCCTGACTGATGTTCTGCATCGACGAACTGGTGCCGACACTTACCGCTTCGACCTGGGACCGGTATGCGGGGGTCTTCGTCCACCAATCGATGAACCGCGGCTCGGCGCCGCAAAAGGTCACAGCCCAAAGCCGATCGGGAAGATACAGGTTTGGGAAATCTTGGCGGATCGCTGCAGCGACGCCCAAATGCTGCTTCGTATTCATTCTGCTCACGATCAGCGAGCCTGCGAGCACCGGGCACGAGACGCGGTCCAAATCGTAGCTGTCGACCTCCTTGTTCTCCGTGGGGTCGAAGACCCCGCCATATACGGAGCTCGTCTTGAGTACTCCGGGCTGATTGCCGTCGGCAGGCCAGGGCGTGCCGTTGATGCTGGTCCCGCTCTGAACGGATTCGACGACCCGTTTGAGGGGGAGGCTCTGCCAACGGTCTGACTTCACTGCTCTACCTCCCGCAACAGGTCGAGGATCTTGGCGACCTGCTTTTCCAGGTCGGCGTCGATCTCGGCGAGGGGGCGGGGTGGGACGTACTTGTAGAAGTGCCGGGTGAAGGGGATCTCGTAGCCGATCTTGACCTTGGTCCAGTCGATCCAGGCGTCGGGGACGTGCGGCTTCACCTCGGCGTCGAAGTACGCCTGGATGACCTCGGCCTTGCCGGCGGCGCCGGCGGTGGAGCCGCCGTAGGTGAAGGGGACGTTCTCGTTGTCGCGCCTCTTCGTGTCCGGCTTGGGCTTGCCCTTGCGGTCGACGACTGGCTTACCGTCCTCGTCCAGCAGTGGCCGCTCGACGGTGATGGTCCAGTAGCCAAACTCGTCGAGCTATGCCGCGCGCGGCATAGGTCGACCTATGCCGAGCCTGGAACTATGCCGACCCGCGCCCGCGGGTGGGGCGGCGATCTTTGCGGGGGTGGGCTGCGCGCGGTGGCGACCTCTCGGGCGCTCGGCATAGTCACAGGCCTTCCAGGAACGCCAGCAGCGGGTCGGCGGGCCGGTAGCGACCCGGCGGAGCGGAGTTCGGTGTGGTGAGTTCGAGTGCTCGTTGCTTGATGGTCATGTCGGCGTGGAGATAGACGTTGGTGGAACGGATGTCGGCGTGCCCGAGCCACAACGCGATCACCGCGGTGTCGACACCTGCTTGCAGCAGCGCCATGGCGCAGCTGTGACGAAGGACGTGCGGGTGGAGCTTGTCTGGGTGGATGGACGGGCAGTGCTGCGCGGCTGCGGTGGCGTGTTTGCGGACCAGCCGCTGCACGGCATCGGCGCTGAGCCGGCGCCCGGTGCGGGTGGGAAACAGTGGCTCGTCGCGGGCTCCGGCGCGCTCGCTCAGCCAGACCTTCAGGACCGCTTCGGTCGCCCCGATCAGGGGAACGGCCCGGTGTTTACGGCCCTTGCCTTGGCAGCGGACGCAGGCGCCGGTTCCGAGGGTGAGATCGCCGCAGTTGAGGCCGGTGAGTTCGGAGACCCGCAGCCCGGTCTGGACCGCGAGCAGCAGCAGCGCCCGATCGCGGCGGCCTTCCCACCGGGCCAGGTCGGGGGCGGCGATCAGCGCGTCGGTCTGTTCGGTGGTCAGGAACGAGACGATCTGTTTGTCGTAGCGTTTGGCGGGGATGGCCAGCACTTGCTGGATCAGCGCGGCGTGCTCGGGGTGGCGCAGCGCGGCGTAGGCGAACAGGGACCGGATCGCGGTCAGGCGCAGGTTGCGGGTCCTGGCGCTATTGCCACGCTCCCTCTCGAGGTGGTCCAGGAACGTGCTGATCGTCTCGGCGGGCAGGTCTTGCCAGTCCAGCGCAGAGGCTGGTTTGCCGACGCGTTCCTGCACGAACACGACGAGCATCCGCAGCGAGTCCCGGTAGGAGGCGATGGTGCGTGGGCTGGCGTGGCGCTGGTTGGCCAGCCGGTCGGTGAAGAAGCTTTGCAGGGTGGGGGCGATAAGGCTCACCGCGCGATCACCCCTCGGGACAGCTCCAGCCTGCCGGCGGCCAGCGCCAACAGCTCCGGCGCGGCCGACAGGTACCAGTAGGTCGAGCGCGGGTCGCGGTGCCCGAGGTAGGTCGACAGCATCGGCAGCTGGGCCTCCACGTCGAGCCCGGCCTGGTACCAGCCCTGCAGGGTGCGCACCGCGAACGTATGGCGAAGGCCGTGGATGCGAGGACGGGTCGAGGCGTCGGCCCCGATCCCGGCGGCCTCGCAGAGCCTGCGGAACACCTGCTGCACCACCGGGTAGATGACCCGGTTGCCGCGGATACCGACCAGGAAGCTCATCGTCGCCGGGTTGAGGCAGATCCGATCCCGCTCGTGCGTATACCGGTCCAACGCTTCCACCGTGGAGGGCGAGATCGGCACGTAGCGCGACTTGCCGAACTTGGACTCGCGGATCGTCAGCACCGCACCGGCTAAGTCGATGTCGGCCCGGTCGAGCCGGATCGCCTCCCCAACCCGCATCCCGGTGGCGGCCAGCAGCCCGACCAGCGTTTCGTGGGTTGCCGCCGGCAGTCGCCGCCGGATTGCCCGGGCCGCGGCCATCAGCGCCTCGATGTCGGCTGAGGTGTAGATGTATGGCAGACGCCACCGTTGCCGGCTCGGGATCAGCCCGAGTGGTGGGATCTCGGTGGCCGGGTCGATGCTGGCCATGTGGCGGGCGAACCCGCGGGCGATGGTCATCCGCCGAGGCCACACGCTGTTCGCCGGGTCGGCGTCCGGCTGCTGCGCCCACGCCAGCGCCGCGTCGATGGTGACCGTTTCCGTGCCGATCGCCTCCAGGTAGGCGACGAACCTAGGTAGCAGCCGGTGGTGCTCTGCGAGCTCGTGGCCTAGCGAGCGACGCAGCCGCAGGTAATCCTCGGCCGCGTGGGTCAGCGCGCTCATCGCCGGGCTCCCGGCCATGGTTGGGCGATGCGCCGAAGCGCGTCCAGGTCGACCTTGGCGTAGACCGCGGTGGTGGCCAGGTCCCGGTGACGCAGTACCTGGCTGATCTCGACCAGCTTGGCGCCGCGACGCAGCATCTCGGTGGCCAGCGCGTGCCGCAGCCGGTGCGGCCCCACCTCCGGCAACCCCGCCCGGCGGCAGGCCCGGCGGGTAACGTCGCCGACGAGGTCCGCCCGGATCGGCCGGATCGGGGCCTTGAGCATCAGAAACACCTGGCGGATCGAGGTCACCGGGCGCACCTCGCGTAGGTAGGCGGTCAGCGCCTGGCCGACATCGTGCGGCAGCGGCAGCCGGTCACGGCGCCGCGCCTTGCCCGCCACGGCAATCTCGCCGGCCCGCCAGTCGAAGTCACCCAGCTCTAGCCGGGCGACCTCGATCGACCGCAGGCCCAGCCGGGCCACCAGCAGGAGGATCGCGAAGTTGCGCACGCCGGTCGGGCTGGCCCGGTCGCAGCCGTCCAGCAGCCGCTGCACGTCTGCGGAGGCAAGCCCGACCGGGATACCGGTGTCGTGCCAGCCGGCCGCCGGCGGTACCGCGCTGGCCAGCGCGGTCGGGGTTAGCCCCTTCAAGTGCAGGAACCGCAGCAGCGACCGTAGCTCCGCCACCCGGCCCTTGACCGCGCCCACGCTGACCCGCTCGCTCTCCCGTAGCAGGAACCCGACCACATCCGCCGCGGTAAGGTTCACCGCGACCTGGCCGCCGTCTGCGGACCGCTGCTGACCGAGGAACCGGCGCGCCAGGTTCTCGTACCGCAGCACGGTCGGCGCCGCCAACCCCCGATCGATCACTAGCCAGGTCCGGTACTCGGCCACCAGCTGCTCCACCGGCGAGTCCGGAACCGGCTTAAACGCCAACGCTCCCTCACTGTCCAAATAGTCTAGAAGCGGTCGAAGGCCACGCGGACCCGGAACCCGCCGCACGCCCCGCGCCCGCAGCGCGTCCAGGAACGACTCCACCGCCACCGAGTCAAGCTGGGAGAACTTGACGTCCGAACTCTGCATCCAGCGTCCCAGCTGCCCGGCCAATGTAAGGACATGCTTGATGCTGCCCGGTGCGTAACCGCGCTCCAGCAACCAGGCCCGCAGGCTCTCGATATACGGGCCCATCCAGCCCGGCTTGCGTCTGGTCGTTCCCGACATGGCGTTGCCTCCATCCCGGAGCACCCTGCTCCGACCACCAAAGCGTCAACCTGGTGGCGGTGCCCGAGCAGCATCGGTAACCTTCGCCGGATGAGCCACCTCATGGAGATCGTGCTGGATTGCCGTCATGCCTCGAAGCTGGCGCGGTTCTGGCAGGTCGCGCTTGGTTGGCGGATCCGGCCCTACGACCAGGCCGAGGTCGCCCGGCTCGCCTCCCTATGCCTGACACCAGAAACCGATCCGACGGTGGCCATCGACTCCCCGGACGGTTCGCTGGTCTTCTTCCTCCAAGAGGTTCCCGAACCCAAGACCGTGAAGAACCGCATGCACGTCGATGTCCGGCTCCGAGACCAGGATCACCTGGACGAACTCCTCCGGCTGGGCGCCACGGTGATCTCCGAGCATGACGGATGGCGGGTTCTGGCCGATCCCGAAGGCAACGAGTTCTGCGCCAAGCACCCGGACTAGCCGCTCACCGCGCTGTGCTCGGGGCGATGGGCGCCTAGGACGAGCGGTTACGGCCGGTGCAGGCGACCGGTCGTGTGACTATGCCGAGCGCCCGAGAGGTCGCCACCGCGCGCAGCCCACCCCCGCAAAGATCGCCGCCCCACCCGCGGGCGCGGGTCGGCATAGTTCCAGGCTCGGCATAGGTCGGTTCGCAGCACCTTCGAGAAGTCCGGGTCGGCGTCGGTGAAGTCGGCGTATAGCTTGACGACCTTGGTGCGGTCGGCGTCGCTGATCTCGCGGCCCTTGGAGCCGAGGTTC carries:
- a CDS encoding site-specific integrase → MSGTTRRKPGWMGPYIESLRAWLLERGYAPGSIKHVLTLAGQLGRWMQSSDVKFSQLDSVAVESFLDALRARGVRRVPGPRGLRPLLDYLDSEGALAFKPVPDSPVEQLVAEYRTWLVIDRGLAAPTVLRYENLARRFLGQQRSADGGQVAVNLTAADVVGFLLRESERVSVGAVKGRVAELRSLLRFLHLKGLTPTALASAVPPAAGWHDTGIPVGLASADVQRLLDGCDRASPTGVRNFAILLLVARLGLRSIEVARLELGDFDWRAGEIAVAGKARRRDRLPLPHDVGQALTAYLREVRPVTSIRQVFLMLKAPIRPIRADLVGDVTRRACRRAGLPEVGPHRLRHALATEMLRRGAKLVEISQVLRHRDLATTAVYAKVDLDALRRIAQPWPGARR
- a CDS encoding NUDIX domain-containing protein, which translates into the protein MDHNEDPAQAAQREVLEETGLRTQVICDSLFTHPAVTTHAPPYTIIEMDVTDSKVGPHRHIDLVYVLRAVSGDLAAQLDEVGAVRWVPLADVAALNTPTELPALIEDAARWAKVRWPADAATGQP
- a CDS encoding tyrosine-type recombinase/integrase: MSLIAPTLQSFFTDRLANQRHASPRTIASYRDSLRMLVVFVQERVGKPASALDWQDLPAETISTFLDHLERERGNSARTRNLRLTAIRSLFAYAALRHPEHAALIQQVLAIPAKRYDKQIVSFLTTEQTDALIAAPDLARWEGRRDRALLLLAVQTGLRVSELTGLNCGDLTLGTGACVRCQGKGRKHRAVPLIGATEAVLKVWLSERAGARDEPLFPTRTGRRLSADAVQRLVRKHATAAAQHCPSIHPDKLHPHVLRHSCAMALLQAGVDTAVIALWLGHADIRSTNVYLHADMTIKQRALELTTPNSAPPGRYRPADPLLAFLEGL
- a CDS encoding restriction endonuclease subunit S gives rise to the protein MKSDRWQSLPLKRVVESVQSGTSINGTPWPADGNQPGVLKTSSVYGGVFDPTENKEVDSYDLDRVSCPVLAGSLIVSRMNTKQHLGVAAAIRQDFPNLYLPDRLWAVTFCGAEPRFIDWWTKTPAYRSQVEAVSVGTSSSMQNISQGDFLELRIELPDFETQHAIADYLDRETARIDTLIEEQQHLIEMLRERRSAVISSALAPNDSWVRRRIKHIGETSLGKMLDAGRAVRDGDQPRPYVRAADVRADGSVNLADLNEMPFSGVEMEAFDLRAGDVLLIEGGATVGRPGFMFESAPGIAFQKTVNRLRVGSQADARFVYWSMLCLYESSYYANHYGSVSFVHLTGEKLRKIELRLPPLDKQRAIAVYLDVETAKIDTLIAETERFIELARERRAALITAAVTGQIDVRELV
- a CDS encoding type I restriction endonuclease subunit R, encoding MADHHEVVFESEICAHLAAHGWLYSADDTGYDRERALFPADLFAWLEETQQPAYAKALRAAGSQAKFLDVLTTALDKPLEHGGGMLNILRTGVQYIGGGRLKMAQFRPETSLNATTSEQYAAMRVRVMRQVHFSTADQRSLDLVFFINGLPVATVELKTDFTQSLDEAINQYKGRNPLTNGRPEPLLSFGHRALVHFAVANDRAAMTTKLEGDKTQFRPFDMGHDSGAGNPPGEGGRSATAYLWERVWEKDAWLTIIGRLMIVETKEEWDVATGTSVRRTSMLFPRFHQWEAVTKIVAAVREEGVGHRYLIEHSAGSGKTNTIAWTAHRLARLHVDDEKVFDSVLVVVDRNVLDGQLQEAIRQIDGSGKIVATISPEDVRKAGAKSKSGLLATALQNGELIIAVTVQTFPFALNEIRANKGLKGKRFAVIADEAHSSQSGQVSAKLKAVLTADEIKEIEEGAEVDVEAILASEMTERAESENISYFAFTATPKNKTLELFGRKGPDGKPVEFHLYSMRQAIEEGYILDVLRGYQTYDTALKIAGEAESGDGSKVVEEAVARKGLMRWVKLHPTNISQKVQIIVEHFHANVAHLLEGKAKAMVVTDSRKAAVKYKKAIDAFIAKRAAEDASYNYRTLVAFSGSVTMAEDEEWVSDWGPQPSKDDEFTEANLNPGAGTDLAAAFKAGTYKVMLVANKFQTGFDQPLLSAMYVDKKLSGVTAVQTLSRLNRTHRTAGGEQKRKTFVIDFVNKPEDIRAAFEPYFTNATMETETDPYIVVHLANKLAQAGIYTAEQVREVAELWVTRKGNNALSAAISPAKNDFARRYAAAIDADDKVTLNTLDLFRKDVSTYVRLYDFMSQIVDYGDPYLEMLSIFLRLLEKVIADSSWAAEVDLSDVVLVGVKHTKSTAVDIALAGDGELKGISAAGTGTRKDPKYVALQVVIDKMNDLFGAESFAESQIREFVQGLVQRLLTNPNLVNQTKVNSKKQFMESQDFQSAVTEAVVDNQEAHNTMADYFFSDGPAINGVIVALADAFYEAAVDQRQP
- a CDS encoding tyrosine-type recombinase/integrase, whose protein sequence is MSALTHAAEDYLRLRRSLGHELAEHHRLLPRFVAYLEAIGTETVTIDAALAWAQQPDADPANSVWPRRMTIARGFARHMASIDPATEIPPLGLIPSRQRWRLPYIYTSADIEALMAAARAIRRRLPAATHETLVGLLAATGMRVGEAIRLDRADIDLAGAVLTIRESKFGKSRYVPISPSTVEALDRYTHERDRICLNPATMSFLVGIRGNRVIYPVVQQVFRRLCEAAGIGADASTRPRIHGLRHTFAVRTLQGWYQAGLDVEAQLPMLSTYLGHRDPRSTYWYLSAAPELLALAAGRLELSRGVIAR
- a CDS encoding VOC family protein; protein product: MSHLMEIVLDCRHASKLARFWQVALGWRIRPYDQAEVARLASLCLTPETDPTVAIDSPDGSLVFFLQEVPEPKTVKNRMHVDVRLRDQDHLDELLRLGATVISEHDGWRVLADPEGNEFCAKHPD